A region of uncultured Desulfobacter sp. DNA encodes the following proteins:
- a CDS encoding FapA family protein — MAVIQSFRLHDGRQPATIWDFSFNTTIYMLEKLALQKKFITQAQCSQALEACRGAENLDLALKIYFEKENFLNDKQMKVLLAIYAALKNIQKSQAFGKCAVDLGFVSKELFLQEMDRQKNKIAEKQQPEFIGTIWIQDRTLNQEQHQQVIQQLQSEQQPRGSARPAARPSEDPDAPQADHALVRELDCGVALEIDAPGMTAFIKKTGTFKDTVTAAKIIEQLEDNGIVYGLVKPSEMEGFINSSGFKTNPFRVAQGTNPVPGRSARIEYFFETDHLKAGGIHEDGTIDFKERGPIPWVKKGSLLARKFPMIQASEGRNIFDQVISVPGVTDIALKYATGVVGSLDGLELHAEISGTPALDRSDKVQVSRAVTISQDVNFETGHIDYNGDIVIKGTLKAGFKAMGHVVRIGTVDGGEIRATGDVTVLNGMIGGRVYALGNVNVRFVQNSIIYCLGNLTVDKEILDSRIVTSGAVIIKNGEVISSDITCNKGLFTKHLGTEKSVPNTITFGVDAFTDRELKNIQGQIEHFSERREKIHEKLRTLDDEILRYTTDTLALVHEIDLARLENHSLTKSPENTPPRELKSRIQVNNRLMVRLDMVLNQLLDRIEKKKEQKAKFRSEADLLENAIEKLRSEQSNFTLWQHRNPGLSLAVVSGEVIPGTIIKGPDVSVEILETRNNVKILQTLVTRDGDTALGIDILENTARK; from the coding sequence ATGGCTGTTATTCAAAGTTTTAGGTTGCACGACGGTCGGCAGCCTGCGACAATATGGGATTTTTCCTTTAACACGACGATTTATATGCTTGAGAAACTTGCCTTACAGAAAAAATTTATAACACAAGCCCAATGCTCACAAGCCCTTGAGGCATGTCGCGGCGCAGAGAATCTGGATCTTGCGTTAAAGATCTATTTCGAAAAGGAAAATTTTCTTAACGACAAACAGATGAAAGTGCTGCTGGCCATTTATGCGGCGCTGAAAAATATTCAGAAAAGTCAGGCTTTTGGAAAGTGTGCCGTTGACCTGGGGTTTGTCAGCAAAGAACTGTTCCTGCAGGAGATGGACCGGCAGAAAAACAAAATTGCGGAAAAACAGCAACCCGAATTTATCGGTACAATATGGATACAGGACCGAACACTTAACCAGGAACAGCATCAGCAGGTTATACAGCAGCTTCAAAGCGAGCAGCAGCCCCGGGGCAGCGCCCGGCCGGCGGCCCGGCCTTCGGAAGATCCTGACGCCCCACAGGCAGACCACGCCCTGGTCAGGGAGCTTGACTGCGGTGTGGCCCTGGAAATTGATGCCCCCGGCATGACGGCTTTTATAAAAAAAACAGGGACCTTTAAAGACACGGTAACTGCCGCAAAAATTATTGAACAACTGGAGGATAACGGCATTGTTTACGGCCTGGTGAAACCATCGGAAATGGAGGGCTTCATAAATTCTTCGGGATTCAAAACCAATCCGTTCCGGGTGGCCCAGGGGACCAATCCGGTTCCGGGCAGGAGTGCCAGGATCGAATATTTTTTTGAAACAGACCATCTCAAGGCCGGAGGCATTCATGAGGACGGCACAATCGATTTTAAAGAAAGAGGCCCCATACCCTGGGTAAAAAAAGGGAGTCTGCTGGCCAGGAAATTCCCCATGATCCAGGCCAGTGAAGGTAGAAATATCTTTGACCAGGTTATATCCGTTCCCGGTGTGACTGACATCGCCCTGAAGTACGCCACAGGGGTTGTCGGCTCTTTAGACGGCCTTGAACTCCATGCGGAAATCAGCGGCACCCCCGCCCTTGACAGATCTGACAAAGTTCAGGTATCCCGGGCTGTTACAATCTCCCAGGATGTCAATTTTGAAACCGGACACATTGACTATAACGGAGATATCGTCATTAAGGGTACGCTCAAGGCCGGGTTCAAGGCCATGGGCCATGTGGTCCGTATCGGCACAGTGGACGGCGGAGAGATCCGGGCCACAGGAGACGTTACGGTCCTCAACGGGATGATCGGCGGCCGTGTATATGCGCTGGGCAATGTCAATGTGCGATTTGTGCAGAACTCCATCATTTACTGCCTGGGCAACCTCACCGTGGACAAAGAGATCCTGGACAGCCGCATCGTCACCTCGGGTGCGGTGATCATCAAAAACGGAGAAGTCATATCTTCGGACATCACCTGCAATAAAGGCCTGTTCACCAAGCATCTGGGTACTGAAAAATCCGTGCCCAACACCATTACCTTTGGTGTGGATGCCTTCACGGACCGGGAGCTGAAAAATATCCAGGGGCAAATAGAGCATTTTTCCGAAAGACGGGAGAAGATCCATGAAAAGCTAAGAACCCTGGATGATGAGATTTTGCGGTACACAACAGATACTTTGGCCTTGGTCCACGAAATTGATCTGGCAAGACTGGAAAACCATTCATTGACAAAAAGCCCGGAAAATACCCCCCCGCGTGAACTCAAATCCCGGATACAGGTGAACAACCGGTTGATGGTGCGTTTAGACATGGTGCTCAACCAGCTGCTGGACCGCATTGAAAAGAAAAAAGAACAAAAGGCAAAATTCAGGAGTGAAGCAGATCTTTTGGAAAACGCCATTGAAAAACTGAGGAGCGAACAGAGCAATTTCACCCTGTGGCAGCACCGCAATCCAGGGTTGTCCCTGGCGGTTGTCTCGGGAGAGGTTATCCCGGGAACCATAATTAAGGGCCCGGATGTATCTGTGGAAATCCTTGAGACCAGAAATAACGTAAAGATCCTTCAGACCCTTGTCACCAGAGATGGTGACACGGCGTTGGGAATAGATATCCTTGAAAATACTGCACGAAAATAG
- a CDS encoding fumarate reductase iron-sulfur subunit — MRQAGRTLKFEIFRYNPQKKEDQPCMAAYEVTETQGMTIFQALNEIREQQDPSLQFDFVCRAGICGSCGMVINGKPDLACRTLTSQFEDGQITLLPLPGFELIGDLSVNTGKFMEALGERVESWIHDVEADAVDLTRLEERMDPDIMDKVYELERCVECGCCVSACATKRMRPDFLSAVGFMRLARFYLDPRDKRTDEQFYEIIGDEDGVFGCMTLLGCEDHCPKNLPHQAQIAFLRRKMSMVK; from the coding sequence ATGAGGCAGGCAGGAAGAACTTTAAAATTTGAGATATTCCGGTACAATCCCCAAAAAAAGGAAGACCAGCCGTGCATGGCGGCCTATGAGGTCACCGAAACCCAGGGGATGACCATTTTCCAGGCATTAAACGAAATCCGGGAGCAGCAGGACCCCTCCCTGCAATTTGATTTTGTCTGCCGGGCCGGGATCTGCGGTTCATGCGGCATGGTGATCAACGGCAAACCTGATCTGGCCTGCCGGACCCTGACCTCACAATTTGAGGACGGACAGATTACCCTGCTGCCCCTGCCCGGGTTCGAGCTCATCGGCGATCTGTCCGTGAACACGGGTAAATTCATGGAGGCCTTGGGTGAGCGGGTGGAATCCTGGATCCATGATGTCGAGGCTGATGCTGTGGATTTGACACGGCTTGAAGAGCGTATGGACCCCGATATCATGGATAAGGTATATGAACTGGAACGTTGTGTGGAGTGCGGGTGCTGCGTGTCTGCCTGCGCCACAAAACGCATGCGGCCCGATTTTCTGTCCGCCGTGGGGTTTATGCGCCTGGCCCGGTTTTATCTGGATCCCAGGGACAAACGAACAGATGAACAGTTTTATGAGATCATCGGTGATGAGGACGGGGTGTTTGGCTGCATGACCCTTCTGGGTTGTGAGGATCACTGTCCGAAAAACTTGCCCCACCAGGCCCAGATCGCATTTCTGAGGCGCAAAATGTCCATGGTTAAATAA
- a CDS encoding fumarate reductase cytochrome b subunit — MERYTIESDPKKSRLPARLDFLQSATGLVLGLFVWAHIILTASIILGPKAFNWVVRNMELGFLSHTGHGYPIAAFFAVLIVFTLFIMHALLGMGKFPGSWEQLRIMKEQMALIKHQDTNLWYIQALTGFIMFFAGSVHLYAMLSHPGSMDSYLCAHRVVYNHMWFIYLILLACVALHANIGLYRLCMKWGWFQGADHQRSRKTRAKLKKLMDRLIIIFLSAGLLTLLVFVFIGLRHHDDEPHEPSYATQRHDVEPAEMHQAPARLENTPEELPEAAPEDFSIHEDTTPEAQTVHEEAPEEAAPLIEEPLTHDSPPDLQDLQDIDSAHEEAVDDPGTVQEDAQGHDVDAHEAIHEETQEQTHEELHEETQEEIHEEAGPLDSDSHVPEDHAIQGQSLPIDGGHGPEETF, encoded by the coding sequence TTGGAACGCTACACCATTGAGTCAGATCCGAAAAAAAGCAGGCTGCCGGCCCGGTTAGATTTCCTCCAAAGCGCCACCGGCCTTGTCCTGGGGCTGTTCGTATGGGCGCACATCATTTTGACCGCCAGTATCATCCTGGGGCCCAAAGCCTTTAACTGGGTGGTCCGGAATATGGAACTGGGATTCTTGTCCCACACCGGACATGGTTACCCCATTGCCGCCTTTTTCGCCGTGCTCATTGTGTTCACCTTGTTTATCATGCATGCCCTGCTGGGCATGGGGAAATTTCCCGGTTCCTGGGAACAGCTCCGCATCATGAAGGAGCAGATGGCCTTGATAAAGCATCAGGATACCAATTTGTGGTATATCCAGGCCCTGACCGGATTTATCATGTTTTTTGCGGGCTCTGTCCACCTGTACGCCATGCTTAGCCATCCGGGGTCCATGGATTCCTATCTGTGCGCCCACAGGGTCGTGTACAATCATATGTGGTTTATCTACCTGATTCTGCTGGCCTGTGTGGCCTTGCACGCGAACATCGGCCTTTACCGCCTGTGCATGAAATGGGGCTGGTTCCAGGGTGCTGACCACCAGCGCAGCCGGAAAACCCGGGCGAAACTTAAAAAGCTCATGGACAGGCTCATTATCATTTTTCTGTCTGCGGGCCTTCTGACTCTTCTGGTTTTTGTGTTCATCGGTCTGCGCCATCACGATGATGAACCCCATGAGCCCAGCTATGCCACCCAGCGCCATGACGTTGAACCTGCTGAAATGCATCAGGCACCGGCCCGACTGGAAAATACGCCTGAAGAGCTGCCTGAGGCAGCGCCTGAAGACTTTTCCATCCATGAAGACACCACACCCGAAGCCCAAACCGTCCATGAAGAAGCCCCCGAAGAAGCCGCCCCCCTTATCGAAGAACCGTTGACCCATGACAGCCCGCCTGACCTCCAGGATTTACAGGACATAGACTCTGCCCACGAAGAGGCTGTGGATGATCCGGGCACGGTCCAGGAAGACGCCCAGGGCCATGACGTAGATGCCCATGAAGCGATCCACGAAGAAACCCAGGAGCAAACCCACGAGGAACTTCATGAAGAGACCCAGGAGGAAATCCACGAGGAAGCCGGGCCGTTGGATTCCGACAGTCATGTCCCCGAAGACCATGCCATCCAAGGGCAGTCTCTTCCCATTGACGGTGGCCATGGTCCTGAAGAAACTTTCTAA
- a CDS encoding DMT family transporter translates to MKPIKHITVAYPCLVAAMVLWASTFAAQKLALRTCHPTHIIFARMFIASLCAIPFSFSFSFVFKNRPKIRQKDIKFLVMLVLCEPCLYFFFETRALVYTSASQAGMLTTMVPLFTALGAWIFLQERLDTRTFTGFFVATGGALWLSLASPPDPHGPNPLLGNTFELIAMLCAGGYTISLKKLAGRYNPMFLAFIQAFAGTAFYLPFMLIQDTGPLVPQDPVALWAIIYLGVVITIGAYAFYNFGVSRIPASQATAFINLIPVLTLVMNAIVLEEHFSTVQYMASTLVLAGVIMTQEIPFQRAGKATGMPLPPA, encoded by the coding sequence ATGAAACCGATAAAACACATAACCGTTGCATACCCATGCCTGGTCGCAGCCATGGTGCTGTGGGCCAGCACCTTTGCCGCCCAGAAACTGGCGTTGCGGACCTGCCATCCCACCCATATCATCTTTGCCCGCATGTTCATTGCCAGCCTGTGCGCCATCCCCTTTTCCTTTTCCTTTTCCTTTGTCTTTAAAAACAGACCCAAAATCCGGCAAAAGGATATAAAGTTTCTGGTGATGCTGGTTTTATGTGAACCCTGTCTCTATTTTTTTTTTGAAACCCGGGCGCTGGTATATACATCAGCCTCCCAGGCCGGGATGCTCACAACCATGGTGCCGCTGTTCACCGCCCTGGGCGCCTGGATTTTTTTACAGGAGCGTTTGGACACCAGGACCTTCACGGGATTTTTTGTGGCCACCGGCGGCGCTTTGTGGCTCAGCCTGGCATCTCCGCCGGACCCCCACGGCCCCAATCCCCTTCTGGGCAATACTTTTGAGCTCATTGCCATGCTCTGTGCCGGCGGCTACACCATATCCCTGAAAAAACTGGCGGGCCGTTACAACCCCATGTTTCTGGCCTTTATCCAGGCCTTTGCCGGAACAGCATTCTATCTTCCGTTCATGCTCATCCAGGATACCGGGCCCCTGGTACCCCAGGATCCCGTTGCGTTGTGGGCCATCATCTACCTGGGTGTGGTGATCACCATTGGGGCCTATGCGTTTTATAATTTCGGGGTTTCCCGGATTCCGGCCAGCCAGGCCACGGCCTTTATAAATCTCATCCCGGTTCTGACCCTGGTCATGAATGCCATTGTCCTGGAAGAGCATTTTTCAACTGTCCAGTATATGGCCTCCACCCTGGTTCTGGCAGGGGTCATCATGACCCAGGAGATACCCTTTCAAAGAGCAGGCAAAGCCACTGGGATGCCGCTGCCTCCGGCCTGA
- a CDS encoding fumarate reductase flavoprotein subunit — protein sequence MNIIYTDSLIIGGGLAGLRVAIAARQRGYDAIILSLVPAKRSNSAAAQGGMQASLGACAKGEGDDEDIHFEDTVKGSDWGCDQDVARMFVNTAPKAIRQLSAWGVPWSRVRGGDRQIVVDGRKETIAENLNAHGLITARDFGGTRKWRTCFTADGTGHTMLYAMGNKAIQMEIPVHDRKEAIALIHENGVCCGAVVRDLITGKLMAYIAKATTIATGGYGRLYAVSTNAVISEGIGCAIALETGIATLGNMEAVQFHPTGILPSGILAGEGCRGDGGLLRDKNGYRFMPDYEPEKKELAARDVVCRRMAEHMKKGRGVPSPYGDHLWLDITLLGQEHIEKNLGEIKEICHHFLGIDPASDYIPVRPTQHYAMGGIRTMATGESPTLKGLFSVGEAACWDLHGFNRLGGNSVAETVVAGMIVGEFVADHCAASSLKISTRTVEHFVTREEKKIGDLLTRTYGENPFELKAQMQKIMMDKVGILRNASDLQQAVGELKTLNQRAKNVALRNKTSSANPELVEAIRVPKMIKLAQCVAYGALLRTESRGAHAREDFPERNDRDWLKRTLTSWQDDGADLPQVTYEKLDVMKMELPPGTRGYGENKTIPHPDTEKRAAEIQEIKKANKKADRFEMQDLLNPTPIPEKFKGKNERIGRGYN from the coding sequence ATGAATATCATATATACGGACTCACTTATCATCGGCGGCGGCCTGGCAGGACTTCGCGTTGCCATTGCAGCCAGGCAGCGGGGGTATGATGCCATTATTCTCTCCCTGGTGCCGGCCAAAAGGTCCAACTCCGCGGCTGCCCAGGGCGGTATGCAGGCCAGTCTCGGTGCCTGCGCCAAAGGAGAGGGCGATGACGAAGATATCCACTTTGAAGATACGGTTAAAGGTTCCGACTGGGGATGTGATCAGGATGTGGCCAGGATGTTTGTCAACACGGCGCCCAAGGCCATACGCCAGCTTTCTGCCTGGGGCGTTCCCTGGTCCAGGGTCAGGGGCGGCGACAGACAGATCGTTGTTGACGGCAGAAAGGAGACAATCGCTGAAAACCTTAACGCCCACGGTCTGATCACAGCCCGGGATTTCGGCGGCACCCGGAAATGGCGGACCTGTTTCACCGCCGACGGCACCGGCCACACCATGCTCTATGCCATGGGCAACAAGGCCATCCAGATGGAGATTCCTGTCCATGACAGAAAAGAGGCCATTGCCCTGATCCACGAAAACGGCGTGTGCTGCGGTGCCGTGGTCAGGGATCTGATCACCGGCAAGCTTATGGCATATATTGCCAAGGCCACCACCATTGCCACGGGCGGATACGGCAGATTGTATGCCGTTTCCACCAATGCCGTAATATCCGAGGGCATTGGCTGCGCCATTGCCCTGGAAACCGGCATTGCCACCCTGGGTAACATGGAAGCTGTTCAATTTCATCCCACGGGCATTTTACCCTCGGGCATTCTGGCCGGCGAAGGGTGCCGGGGCGACGGCGGCCTGCTCCGGGATAAAAATGGTTACCGGTTCATGCCCGACTACGAGCCCGAAAAAAAAGAACTGGCCGCCCGGGACGTTGTCTGCCGGCGCATGGCCGAACATATGAAAAAAGGCAGAGGGGTCCCCTCCCCCTACGGTGATCATCTATGGCTGGACATCACCCTTCTGGGGCAGGAACATATTGAAAAGAACCTGGGTGAAATCAAAGAGATCTGCCACCATTTCCTGGGCATTGACCCGGCTTCGGACTACATCCCCGTAAGACCCACCCAGCACTACGCCATGGGCGGAATCAGAACCATGGCCACGGGTGAAAGCCCGACCCTTAAGGGGCTGTTTTCGGTGGGTGAAGCCGCATGCTGGGATCTGCACGGATTCAACCGCCTGGGTGGCAACTCTGTTGCCGAAACGGTTGTGGCGGGCATGATCGTGGGGGAATTTGTGGCAGACCATTGTGCGGCCAGCAGCCTGAAGATCTCCACCAGAACCGTTGAACACTTTGTGACCCGGGAGGAAAAAAAGATCGGGGATCTGCTCACCAGAACGTATGGAGAAAACCCCTTTGAGCTGAAAGCACAGATGCAGAAAATCATGATGGACAAAGTGGGAATTCTGCGCAACGCATCAGATCTGCAACAGGCGGTGGGGGAGCTTAAAACCCTCAACCAGCGGGCAAAAAATGTGGCCTTGCGCAACAAGACCTCTTCGGCCAATCCCGAACTTGTGGAAGCCATCCGGGTGCCCAAGATGATCAAGCTGGCCCAGTGTGTGGCCTATGGTGCCCTGCTGAGAACCGAAAGCCGCGGGGCCCACGCCCGGGAAGATTTCCCGGAAAGAAATGACCGGGACTGGCTCAAACGCACCCTGACCTCCTGGCAGGACGACGGTGCAGATCTGCCCCAGGTCACCTATGAAAAACTTGATGTCATGAAAATGGAACTGCCGCCGGGCACCAGGGGCTATGGTGAGAACAAGACCATTCCCCATCCGGATACGGAAAAACGCGCAGCTGAAATCCAGGAGATTAAAAAAGCCAACAAAAAGGCAGATCGCTTCGAGATGCAGGATTTGCTTAATCCCACGCCCATCCCGGAAAAATTCAAAGGCAAAAACGAGCGTATCGGCAGGGGGTATAACTAA
- a CDS encoding integron integrase: MKHSKLADVRKLHTDVLEQLLVELRTRRYSIRTEQSYESWVTRFISFCGNREPKNLGGSEVVSFLQHLAVQRNVAESTQNQALNALVFFYDKVLKQPVGDIGNFVRAQRPRRLPVVLTRSEVAKILDHLDGRQKLMASLLYGTGMRLMDCVRLRVQDIDFGYLQIVIRDGKGKKDRVVPFPERLVKELKAHLGQVRATHKTDLENGFGETYLPDALDRKYPNGAKEWGWQYVFPSGRLSVDPRSGKTRRHHIHENGLQKAIKKAARDADLAKRVNCHALRHSFATHLLESGYDIRTVQDLLGHADVSTTMIYTHVLNRGGKGVQSPLDVL; this comes from the coding sequence ATAAAACACTCAAAACTTGCCGATGTTCGAAAACTTCATACCGATGTTCTGGAGCAGCTGCTTGTGGAATTGCGGACACGAAGATATTCCATAAGAACCGAGCAGTCTTATGAATCATGGGTGACACGTTTTATCTCCTTTTGCGGAAACCGGGAGCCGAAAAATCTTGGAGGCAGCGAGGTTGTCAGTTTTCTCCAGCACCTTGCCGTCCAGCGAAATGTTGCGGAAAGCACCCAGAATCAGGCGTTGAATGCCCTGGTCTTCTTTTATGACAAAGTGCTCAAACAACCCGTGGGTGACATTGGTAATTTTGTACGCGCCCAACGCCCCAGGCGGCTGCCCGTGGTTTTAACCCGAAGCGAAGTGGCAAAAATTCTCGACCATTTGGATGGCAGGCAAAAGCTGATGGCGTCCCTGCTTTACGGTACGGGCATGCGGTTGATGGATTGTGTCAGGCTCAGGGTTCAGGATATTGATTTCGGGTACCTGCAGATCGTAATCAGGGACGGAAAAGGTAAAAAGGATCGTGTGGTGCCTTTTCCCGAACGGCTTGTCAAGGAGCTTAAGGCCCATCTGGGCCAGGTGCGTGCGACCCACAAAACCGATCTGGAGAATGGATTTGGGGAAACATACCTTCCCGACGCCCTTGACCGGAAATATCCCAATGGTGCAAAAGAGTGGGGATGGCAGTATGTGTTCCCCAGCGGCCGCCTTTCCGTTGATCCAAGAAGCGGAAAGACGCGCCGTCACCATATCCACGAGAACGGTCTGCAAAAAGCCATAAAAAAGGCGGCCCGGGACGCGGATCTTGCCAAAAGAGTAAATTGTCACGCCCTGCGCCACAGTTTTGCCACACATCTTCTGGAAAGCGGTTATGATATCCGCACAGTGCAGGACCTGCTCGGCCATGCTGACGTATCCACAACCATGATTTACACACATGTTCTTAATCGCGGGGGAAAAGGTGTGCAAAGCCCCCTGGACGTTTTATAG
- a CDS encoding glycerate kinase gives MIPRHQNMEDSKVIRGLGKDKSLCRPFSDLKAIYQAAIKRVDPYAMVRSRVALAGNTLQIRLDNRDTCLDLDKFDKIYVLGAGKATAPMARAMEEILGSKLSGGLISVKKGHTNTLNKIEIIEAGHPVPDENSARAARQIIDIAAKGDDTTLFINLISGGGSALLSCPGECRGITVTLADKQKTTELLLACGAGINEINCVRKQLSGIKGGKLARHMYPATSVSLILSDVVGDDLGAIASGPTAPDFTTFAQALGIVKKYGLSSRLPAGAAKMLEAGAEQESDEGDARDETVFSKVHNILLGNNLAALTAARQKAESLGYNTLVLGSRITGEAREIAKVFSGMAQDLALGSLPPKHPVCVLAGGETTVTIRGNGKGGRNQEMALSFLQELENNPWGIENIFFLSGATDGNDGPTDAAGAFASLDVLRSGNQAGLDIQDYLGRNDSYTYFDTAGYLFKPGPTNTNVCDLQILIVK, from the coding sequence GTGATACCCCGGCATCAAAACATGGAAGACAGCAAAGTTATTCGGGGATTGGGAAAAGATAAGTCTTTGTGCCGGCCTTTTTCTGATCTGAAAGCCATATACCAGGCGGCAATTAAACGGGTGGACCCGTACGCCATGGTGCGGTCAAGGGTCGCCCTGGCCGGCAATACCCTTCAGATCCGCCTTGACAACCGGGATACGTGCCTGGATTTGGATAAGTTTGACAAAATTTATGTACTTGGCGCAGGCAAGGCCACAGCGCCCATGGCAAGGGCCATGGAAGAGATCCTTGGGTCAAAGCTTTCCGGCGGACTCATTTCCGTAAAAAAAGGACACACCAACACTTTAAATAAAATTGAAATCATTGAGGCAGGCCACCCGGTCCCGGATGAAAACAGCGCACGGGCAGCGCGGCAGATCATTGACATCGCCGCAAAAGGGGATGACACCACCCTGTTCATCAATCTGATTTCCGGGGGGGGATCCGCCCTTTTATCCTGCCCGGGGGAATGCCGGGGCATCACTGTCACCCTTGCCGACAAACAGAAAACCACGGAACTGCTTCTGGCCTGCGGGGCGGGCATCAACGAAATTAACTGTGTGCGAAAACAGCTTTCCGGTATCAAAGGCGGAAAACTTGCCCGGCATATGTATCCGGCCACATCGGTAAGTTTAATCCTTTCCGACGTGGTGGGCGATGACCTTGGCGCCATTGCATCGGGCCCCACCGCACCGGATTTTACCACCTTTGCTCAGGCCCTTGGCATTGTCAAAAAGTACGGATTGTCTTCCCGGCTGCCGGCCGGGGCGGCCAAAATGCTTGAAGCAGGGGCAGAGCAGGAAAGTGACGAGGGTGACGCCAGGGATGAAACGGTTTTTTCAAAGGTACACAATATTCTTTTAGGCAATAACCTGGCGGCCCTGACTGCAGCCCGGCAAAAGGCGGAGAGCCTGGGGTACAACACCCTGGTGCTAGGTTCCCGGATCACCGGTGAAGCCCGGGAAATTGCCAAAGTCTTTTCCGGCATGGCCCAGGACCTGGCCCTTGGCAGTCTGCCCCCAAAACATCCGGTCTGTGTGCTTGCCGGCGGAGAGACCACGGTGACCATCCGGGGAAACGGCAAAGGCGGCCGGAACCAGGAGATGGCCCTCTCTTTTCTCCAGGAGCTTGAAAACAATCCTTGGGGCATTGAAAATATATTTTTTCTTTCAGGAGCCACGGACGGCAATGACGGTCCCACGGATGCGGCCGGGGCCTTTGCATCCCTGGATGTTCTTAGAAGTGGAAACCAGGCAGGCCTGGATATCCAAGACTACCTGGGCAGAAATGATTCATATACTTACTTTGATACGGCAGGGTATTTGTTCAAACCCGGCCCCACCAACACCAATGTATGTGATCTTCAAATACTTATCGTAAAGTGA
- a CDS encoding reverse transcriptase domain-containing protein — protein MGDTQRSQTISTDSRKIASQTAMKFKGNTKERSAEAPPILVPESSLVHIRSMAKANRQMTFTSLAHKVDLFLLNKSFRQLRKNSATGVDKVTAEEYSAHLDENLYNLYLRLKRGQYAAQPVKRIWIDKEDGTQRPIGITALEDKIVQKAVTTILSEVYEPIFHDFSHGFRSKHSQHLAIAEIRERCYALNTNWILSADITGLFDNIDHKLLRDLIRTRVNDGGILRLIGKWLKAGVLESDIIEYPDKGTPQGGLCKALHKPPYAK, from the coding sequence ATGGGAGATACACAGAGATCACAAACCATATCAACGGACAGCCGGAAAATTGCGTCGCAGACTGCTATGAAATTCAAGGGAAACACAAAAGAAAGGTCAGCCGAAGCCCCACCCATACTGGTGCCGGAGTCGTCGCTTGTCCATATCAGATCAATGGCGAAAGCAAACCGGCAGATGACGTTTACATCTCTGGCCCACAAAGTTGACCTGTTCCTGCTAAACAAATCGTTTCGACAGTTGCGTAAAAACAGTGCCACCGGAGTGGACAAGGTGACGGCGGAAGAATACTCAGCCCACCTTGACGAAAACCTCTATAATCTTTATCTGCGGCTGAAAAGAGGTCAGTACGCAGCGCAGCCGGTGAAACGCATTTGGATAGACAAGGAAGACGGGACGCAGCGGCCAATAGGCATCACGGCATTGGAGGACAAGATAGTCCAGAAGGCGGTGACTACCATTCTCAGTGAAGTTTATGAACCGATATTTCACGACTTTTCCCACGGCTTTCGATCAAAGCACAGCCAACACCTGGCAATTGCTGAGATAAGAGAGAGGTGCTATGCACTGAATACCAATTGGATTTTAAGCGCAGATATTACCGGACTATTTGATAATATTGACCATAAGCTGCTCCGGGATCTGATTCGAACCCGGGTAAACGACGGGGGAATCCTGCGGCTGATCGGCAAATGGCTGAAAGCCGGGGTACTTGAGAGCGACATTATAGAGTACCCGGACAAGGGTACGCCTCAAGGAGGTTTATGCAAAGCTTTGCATAAACCTCCTTATGCAAAGTAA